The DNA sequence CGCGCTCCCCGACCCGCTGGATTAATCGGCCGTCGTTCCGCCCGAATCTCTTTCCGTCCCTTCCGCTCGATTCGGGCTTCCGTCTTGGTCCCGTGACGGGGATTCCCCTCCTTATCGAGCGTCCAGACTCCGTGTTCCTCACATTCGAACACGCGACGAAAGACGGGCGTCGATTCTCGCCGACAGTTGGGGCACGGGTGGACCGGTCCCTCCGCCGAGGTGTCCGCTCCCATCTCCGCGTACACCTCCTGCCAATCCCCGCTGGGTGAAGTTCGCTCGTCAGGCATGATTTGATTCCGTGTGCGTGTCGCCAATATCGATACCCGGCGCTGTTCGACTGTATCTGCACGACCGACGACCGCTGAAATATTGATACTGTCCGCGTTGTTTCGATGAGGGTTCCCCGCCGCGCTACTGCATCGGCGGTTCGTTGTCGTCCGCCACCTCACCGGCGTCATCGCTGGTGCTTCCATCGTTGGCACCGTCGTCGTTTCCGCCACTCGCGCCGCCGGTATCCAGGCTTTCGAGCGCCTGAATCGCGTTGTCGCGGTACGTGTCGATGGGTCGCTCGTACTGCTCTTTCGCCATCGTCGCGTAGCGGTTCGTCTCGTCGTCGAACGTTTCGATGCGTTCGAGCGTCCGCTCGGCGGTTTCGACCACCCAGCGGTCCCGCGTCGATTCGTCCACCACGGTGATGGATTCGGGGCGAAGCGAGACGTTCACCGTTCCGTCGTCCATCTCGAACGTCCGGGGCTTCCCGGCGATGGCGACGTAGGCCGGTGCTTCGAGTTCTCGAAGCATGGCCGCGGCGTCGGGTTGGTACTGCCCTGCGTAGACGAAGAATGTGTCCCCGTTCGGGTCCACGACTCGTCCACGCCAGTATTCGCTGTCCTCGCCGACGTCCTCTTTTTCGGTGAGGGTCCCGACGACGAAGACTCGGTTCGCTCGCTCGCCCGTGGGGAGGAGCAAGTAGACCGGTGCGCGCTCGTCGTCCGATTCCTTGAACGTGTAATTCGCGTCGTTGAACTCCGCCGCGAAGGTGCGGCGTGCGACTTCTCGTGTTGGTGCGCCACTCATGTTACATCGACCTCGCTTTGGTAAGCGCCGCTTCCGCATCCACTGGTCCGGAGAGCAGTTCGACGTCGTTCGCCAACAGGTACCGACCCATCGTCGGTCCCGTCACGCGGTAGTAGTGGCCGAGCGTCATCTCACGCATTTCGTCGGCCACGACGGTCGTGTCGAGTGCGTCCATCGCCATCTGCTTGGCTTCCTCCAGTTCGATGCCGGTCAGGTTCTCGGTCGCCTCCTCGTTGAAGATGACCTCGTGAACGTCGAGGCCATCGTCCAAGACGCCCTTGATTCGGAGGTCGAACTCGCCGTCCTGTTCGCCGTGTTCCGAACAACGGCCGTTCTGGAGGACGCGCGTGCAGTCCTCTTTGGGACAGCGCTTGATGAGGCCACTGCCGGACTGGATGTCCACCAGTGCACCCTCCATCTCGGTGCTGTTGTCGCCGACTTCGATGTCGGTGTCGAGTTCCTCGATGGTGGTCGTACGGTTGAGTTTCACCGAGTAACGGCCCTGGTACTCGTCCGTGACCATGTTGCCGAGTTTGTAGACCTTTCCCTCTTCGAGTTCGGGGAGGTCGGATTTAGCCCACTTGGTGAACTTGATGGTGCCCGTCTCGTCGCCGAGGAGTCCGACTTGGCCCACGGAATCGCTCCGGGGGTCCCAGAGGTCGACGACCTTCGCGGTGAGGTCCACCCACTGCTCGTCGGTTTCGATGTCCTCGACGTGCACGTCGCTGGTGCCGCCGGTTCGAATCTCGTCGCGTTCGAGGCCAGCCTCGTCCAGATAGTGGCTGGTGACGCTTCGCCGTGCCTCTTCCATGGGCACTTTGTACTCGTTGACGAGGCTGTCGAGACGCGAGGCTACGTCGTCAACGGTTACGTCCAGATGGTCGGAGAACTGTTCGTGAATTTCTTCTGCGTGCTGTCGCACATCGGTCATGGTTGCTCCGTCTCCACTTCTTTTTCTATGGGAGACATACCGTGGTTGGTGCGGGATGATATAAAAGGTTACGCGGGCAGAGCGGAAGTGAAAATGGACACCCAAACGACCTTATTTCGT is a window from the Haladaptatus sp. R4 genome containing:
- a CDS encoding RPA family protein encodes the protein MSGAPTREVARRTFAAEFNDANYTFKESDDERAPVYLLLPTGERANRVFVVGTLTEKEDVGEDSEYWRGRVVDPNGDTFFVYAGQYQPDAAAMLRELEAPAYVAIAGKPRTFEMDDGTVNVSLRPESITVVDESTRDRWVVETAERTLERIETFDDETNRYATMAKEQYERPIDTYRDNAIQALESLDTGGASGGNDDGANDGSTSDDAGEVADDNEPPMQ
- a CDS encoding replication factor A (Replication protein A protects and stabilize the intermediate ssDNA that is generated by the unwinding action of a DNA helicase at the replication fork. In addition, SSBs prevent the formation of secondary structures by single-stranded template DNA.), which translates into the protein MTDVRQHAEEIHEQFSDHLDVTVDDVASRLDSLVNEYKVPMEEARRSVTSHYLDEAGLERDEIRTGGTSDVHVEDIETDEQWVDLTAKVVDLWDPRSDSVGQVGLLGDETGTIKFTKWAKSDLPELEEGKVYKLGNMVTDEYQGRYSVKLNRTTTIEELDTDIEVGDNSTEMEGALVDIQSGSGLIKRCPKEDCTRVLQNGRCSEHGEQDGEFDLRIKGVLDDGLDVHEVIFNEEATENLTGIELEEAKQMAMDALDTTVVADEMREMTLGHYYRVTGPTMGRYLLANDVELLSGPVDAEAALTKARSM